In the Mya arenaria isolate MELC-2E11 chromosome 11, ASM2691426v1 genome, one interval contains:
- the LOC128209804 gene encoding 39S ribosomal protein L11, mitochondrial-like, with product MSAKKALGAKTGKAAKQFVKKSAPSTYLQTFIRAGQAAAAPPLGPSLGSRNIQIGPFCKQFNEQTKDIQPGIPLPTFVNLNPDRSVTIKHNKPPVTYFLKKAAGARKGALYANEVAGKVTLKHIYEIAKIKIQDHGNRAMTLEDMCKAIIATAHSVGIQVVSHLDSKEYQEFLRERELRIEEHEAKLEEIRQSKLLRL from the exons ATGTCTGCGAAAAAAGCTTTAGGAGCTAAAACTGGAAAAGCTGCTAAACAGTTCGTAAAAAAGTCAGCACCCTCTACTTACCTTCAAACTTTTATTCGTGCAGGCCAAGCTGCAGCAGCTCCACCACTTGGCCCAAGTTTAGGATCG AGAAACATCCAGATTGGTCCATTCTGCAAACAGTTTAATGAGCAAACTAAAGACATCCAGCCTGGTATACCATTACcaacatttgtaaatttaaat CCGGACAGAAGTGTGACAATAAAGCACAACAAGCCTCCGGTCACCTACTTCCTGAAGAAAGCAGCCGGAGCAAGGAAAGGGGCATTATATG caaatgaGGTTGCAGGCAAGGTGACTCTAAAACACATCTACGAGATTGCAAAGATCAAAATACAGGACCACGGTAACCGAGCAATGACTTTGGAAGATATGTGTAAAGCTATCATTGCCACAGCGCATTCCGTGGGTATACAAGTGGTCAGCCATCTAGATTCAAAGGAATACCAGGAGTTTTTACGGGAAAGAGAGTTGAGAATAGAAGAGCATGAAGCAAAGTTGGAGGAGATAAGACAATCAAAATTGTTACGTTTGTAG
- the LOC128209031 gene encoding uncharacterized protein LOC128209031 produces MIFVWIMVAQFALSGADTEPMCLSRFDYDYKLLSKLVELETGQKRLHETITEQQTVINELQTTITGSKLKEVGSVYTRWGKSSCPGNGTETIYTGLVAGAHYTHTGGAANYLCLTQQPSWNKYNDEEQAGGLVYGAEYEFDLRSRSYFFGREITNEDPPCAVCRTERPTVIIIPGSRQCLDGWTMEYHGYLSSGYYGHAAATEFVCLDVDPEIISGGKSDNNGKLFYFTEVRCGSSSLCPPYVNGRELSCVVCSK; encoded by the exons ATGATATTTGTCTGGATTATGGTTGCCCAGTTTGCCCTATCGGGAGCGGATACTGAGCCAATGTGTTTATCAAGATTCGATTATGATTATAAACTATTATCAAAACTTGTAGAGCTGGAAACTGGACAAAAGAGACTTCATGAAACAATTACGGAACAACAGACAGTAATCAACGAACTTCAAACAACAATAACAG GCTCTAAATTAAAAGAAGTCGGGTCTGTTTATACACGTTGGGGAAAATCTTCATGCCCTGGCAACGGCACAGAGACTATATATACTGGACTTGTTGCGGGGGCACACTATACACACACAGGTGGAGCTGCCAACTACCTGTGTTTAACACAGCAGCCATCTTGGAACAAGTATAACGACGAAGAACAAGCCGGCGGACTTGTCTACGGAGCAGAATACGAGTTTGATCTTCGAAGTCGCTCATATTTCTTTGGTCGAGAAATAACTAATGAGGATCCACCTTGTGCTGTTTGCCGAACTGAACGGCCAACCGTCATAATAATTCCTGGCAGTCGACAATGCCTCGATGGCTGGACAATGGAATACCACGGTTACTTAAGCAGTGGGTATTATGGACATGCTGCCGCTACAGAGTTTGTGTGCCTAGATGTTGACCCGGAAATAATTTCTGGCGGAAAGTCTGATAACAACGGCAAGCTTTTCTACTTTACGGAAGTCCGATGCGGTTCCTCCTCGCTTTGCCCGCCTTATGTGAACGGACGGGAGCTTTCGTGCGTCGTGTGCTCCAAATAG